A single region of the Macrobrachium rosenbergii isolate ZJJX-2024 chromosome 5, ASM4041242v1, whole genome shotgun sequence genome encodes:
- the LOC136838915 gene encoding apolipoprotein A-IV-like produces MVFPPLNHPQTVIILPLNNSQTVKVFPLNHPQTVMVLPLNNSQKVKVLPLNHLQAMKVLPLNHPQTIKVLPSTILRQLRYSLSTILRQLRYSLSPILRQLRYSLSPILRQLKYSLSIILRQLRYSLSTILRQLRYSLSTILRQLRYSLSIILRQLRYSLSTILRQLRYSLSTILRQLRYSLSPILRQLRYSPSTVLRELRYSLSTILRHLRYSLSIIFRQLRYSLSTILRQLRYSLSTILRQLRCSLSPILRQLRYSPSTVLRELRYSLSTILRQLIYSLSIILRQLRYSLSTILRQIWYSLSTILRQLRYSLSIILRQLRYSLSTILRQLLYSLSTTLRQLRHHHDYQVNPKKPVGRD; encoded by the coding sequence ATGGTATTCCCCCCTCTCAACCATCCTCAGACAGTTATCATACTCCCTCTCAACAATTCTCAGACAGTTAAGGTATTCCCCCTCAACCATCCTCAGACAGTTATGGTACTCCCTCTCAACAATTCTCAGAAAGTTAAGGTACTCCCTCTCAACCATCTTCAGGCAATGAAGGTACTCCCTCTCAACCATCCTCAGACAATTAAGGTACTCCCCTCAACCATCCTCAGACAGTTAAGGTACTCCCTCTCAACCATCCTCAGACAGTTAAGGTACTCCCTCTCACCCATCCTCAGACAGTTAAGGTACTCCCTCTCACCCATCCTCAGACAGTTAAAGTACTCCCTCTCAATCATCCTCAGACAATTAAGGTACTCCCTCTCAACAATCCTCAGACAGTTAAGGTACTCCCTCTCAACCATCCTCAGACAGTTAAGGTACTCCCTCTCAATCATCCTCAGACAATTAAGGTACTCCCTCTCAACCATCCTCAGACAGTTAAGGTACTCCCTCTCCACCATCCTCAGACAGTTAAGGTACTCCCTCTCACCCATCCTCAGACAGTTAAGGTACTCCCCCTCAACCGTCCTCAGAGAGTTAAGGTACTCCCTCTCAACCATCCTCAGACACTTAAGGTACTCCCTCTCAATCATCTTCAGACAATTAAGGTACTCCCTTTCAACAATCCTCAGACAGTTAAGGTACTCCCTCTCAACCATCCTCAGACAATTAAGGTGCTCCCTCTCACCCATCCTCAGACAGTTAAGGTACTCCCCCTCAACCGTCCTCAGAGAGTTAAGGTACTCCCTCTCAACCATCCTCAGACAATTAATTTACTCCCTCTCAATCATCCTCAGACAATTAAGGTACTCCCTCTCAACAATCCTCAGACAGATATGGTACTCCCTCTCAACCATCCTCAGACAGTTAAGGTACTCCCTCTCAATCATCCTCAGACAATTAAGGTACTCCCTCTCAACCATCCTCAGACAGTTACTGTACTCCCTCTCAACCACCCTCAGACAGTTAAGGCATCATCATGACTATCAGGTAAATCCCAAGAAACCAGTTGGACGAGATTAA